The proteins below are encoded in one region of Juglans microcarpa x Juglans regia isolate MS1-56 chromosome 4D, Jm3101_v1.0, whole genome shotgun sequence:
- the LOC121259309 gene encoding uncharacterized protein LOC121259309 isoform X4, with the protein MQIIGRNSLSLLLMYQSEISQQKLCNRKENYSDNHVALRTAFAKYLPIKGLTECNINPHQLAHLYLNRLSNQGRRRRVNRSLACLLVTDCLWKI; encoded by the exons ATGCAG ATCATAGGCAGGAACAGTTTATCTTTGTTATTGATGTACCAATCAGAAATAAGTCAGCAAAAATTATGTAACAGAAAGGAGAATTACAGTGATAACCATGTTGCTCTCAGAACTGCATTTGCCAAGTATCTTCCTATAAAAG gattgaCTGAGTGTAATATCAACCCTCATCAACTAGCACATCTGTATCTAAACAG ATTGAGCAACCAAGGCAGAAGAAGGCGAGTGAACCGTTCGCTCGCTTGCTTGCTGGTTACTGATTGTTTGTGGAAGATTTga
- the LOC121259309 gene encoding uncharacterized protein LOC121259309 isoform X1, with protein sequence MQIIGRNSLSLLLMYQSEISQQKLCNRKENYSDNHVALRTAFAKYLPIKGSWHSCDLVTHFISLLAEYGCKYTSHRCTFIPGTAYASFLFSKGLTECNINPHQLAHLYLNRLSNQGRRRRVNRSLACLLVTDCLWKI encoded by the exons ATGCAG ATCATAGGCAGGAACAGTTTATCTTTGTTATTGATGTACCAATCAGAAATAAGTCAGCAAAAATTATGTAACAGAAAGGAGAATTACAGTGATAACCATGTTGCTCTCAGAACTGCATTTGCCAAGTATCTTCCTATAAAAGGTTCATGGCACTCCTGTG ACCTcgtaactcattttatttctctATTGGCAGAGTATGGCTGTAAATATACAAGTCATCGATGTACATTTATACCAGGAACAGCTTatgcttcttttcttttttcaaaaggattgaCTGAGTGTAATATCAACCCTCATCAACTAGCACATCTGTATCTAAACAG ATTGAGCAACCAAGGCAGAAGAAGGCGAGTGAACCGTTCGCTCGCTTGCTTGCTGGTTACTGATTGTTTGTGGAAGATTTga
- the LOC121259309 gene encoding uncharacterized protein LOC121259309 isoform X2: MQIIGRNSLSLLLMYQSEISQQKLCNRKENYSDNHVALRTAFAKYLPIKGTAYASFLFSKGLTECNINPHQLAHLYLNRLSNQGRRRRVNRSLACLLVTDCLWKI; encoded by the exons ATGCAG ATCATAGGCAGGAACAGTTTATCTTTGTTATTGATGTACCAATCAGAAATAAGTCAGCAAAAATTATGTAACAGAAAGGAGAATTACAGTGATAACCATGTTGCTCTCAGAACTGCATTTGCCAAGTATCTTCCTATAAAAG GAACAGCTTatgcttcttttcttttttcaaaaggattgaCTGAGTGTAATATCAACCCTCATCAACTAGCACATCTGTATCTAAACAG ATTGAGCAACCAAGGCAGAAGAAGGCGAGTGAACCGTTCGCTCGCTTGCTTGCTGGTTACTGATTGTTTGTGGAAGATTTga
- the LOC121259309 gene encoding uncharacterized protein LOC121259309 isoform X3, whose translation MQIIGRNSLSLLLMYQSEISQQKLCNRKENYSDNHVALRTAFAKYLPIKAYASFLFSKGLTECNINPHQLAHLYLNRLSNQGRRRRVNRSLACLLVTDCLWKI comes from the exons ATGCAG ATCATAGGCAGGAACAGTTTATCTTTGTTATTGATGTACCAATCAGAAATAAGTCAGCAAAAATTATGTAACAGAAAGGAGAATTACAGTGATAACCATGTTGCTCTCAGAACTGCATTTGCCAAGTATCTTCCTATAAAAG CTTatgcttcttttcttttttcaaaaggattgaCTGAGTGTAATATCAACCCTCATCAACTAGCACATCTGTATCTAAACAG ATTGAGCAACCAAGGCAGAAGAAGGCGAGTGAACCGTTCGCTCGCTTGCTTGCTGGTTACTGATTGTTTGTGGAAGATTTga
- the LOC121259309 gene encoding uncharacterized protein LOC121259309 isoform X5: MQIIGRNSLSLLLMYQSEISQQKLCNRKENYSDNHVALRTAFAKYLPIKGTAYASFLFSKGLTECNINPHQLAHLYLNRLS; encoded by the exons ATGCAG ATCATAGGCAGGAACAGTTTATCTTTGTTATTGATGTACCAATCAGAAATAAGTCAGCAAAAATTATGTAACAGAAAGGAGAATTACAGTGATAACCATGTTGCTCTCAGAACTGCATTTGCCAAGTATCTTCCTATAAAAG GAACAGCTTatgcttcttttcttttttcaaaaggattgaCTGAGTGTAATATCAACCCTCATCAACTAGCACATCTGTATCTAAACAG GCTTTCGTAG
- the LOC121259309 gene encoding uncharacterized protein LOC121259309 isoform X6, which produces MQIIGRNSLSLLLMYQSEISQQKLCNRKENYSDNHVALRTAFAKYLPIKAYASFLFSKGLTECNINPHQLAHLYLNRLS; this is translated from the exons ATGCAG ATCATAGGCAGGAACAGTTTATCTTTGTTATTGATGTACCAATCAGAAATAAGTCAGCAAAAATTATGTAACAGAAAGGAGAATTACAGTGATAACCATGTTGCTCTCAGAACTGCATTTGCCAAGTATCTTCCTATAAAAG CTTatgcttcttttcttttttcaaaaggattgaCTGAGTGTAATATCAACCCTCATCAACTAGCACATCTGTATCTAAACAG GCTTTCGTAG
- the LOC121259308 gene encoding cullin-1: MERKIIDLDQGWAYMLKGITKLKRILEGLPEDPFSSEDYIVLYTTIYNMCTQKPPHDYSQQLYDMYREVFDEYIASMVLPSLKEKHDEFMLSELVQRWLNHKVMVRWQSRFFHYLDRYFVARRSLPALYEVGLACFRDLVYQEVKANARDAVISLIDKEREGEQIDRALLKNVIDIFVAIGMGQMELYEQDFEVHMLQDSGAYYSRKASSWISDDSCPDYMLKAEECLKRERDRVSHYLHISSEQKLVEKVQHELLVVYETQLLEKEYSGCRALLRDDKVEDLSRMYRLYHKIPKGLDPVSTIFKQHVTAEGMALVQQAEDLASSQTANGGVGVQELVLVRKIIELHDKYMAYVNDCFLNHSLFHKALKEAFEVFCNKAVLGSSSAELLATFCDNILKKGGSEKLSDEAIEETLEKVVKLLAYISDKDLFAEFYRKKLARRLLFDRSANEDHEKSILTKLKQQCGAQFTSKMEGMVTDLTLARENQNSFEEYLHNNANVNPGLDLTVTVLTTGFWPSYKSCDLSLPQEMVRCVEVFKEFYETKTKHRKLTWIYSLGSCNVIGKFDSKTIELIVSTYQAAALLLFNNADRLSYSEIMTQLNLTHDDLIRLLHSLSCAKYKILNKEPNTKTILPTDNFEFNSKFTDRMRRIKVPLPPVDERKRVIEDVDKDRRYAIDAALVRIMKSRKVLGHQQLVMECVEQLGRMFKPDIKAIKKRMEDLITRDYLERDKDNQNIFKYLA; this comes from the exons ATGGAGCGCAAGATTATTGATTTGGACCAAGGTTGGGCGTACATGCTGAAGGGGATCACAAAACTGAAGAGGATTCTTGAAGGGTTGCCGGAGGATCCATTCAGCTCCGAGGACTACATAGTCCTCTACAC AACTATCTACAACATGTGTACCCAGAAGCCCCCGCACGATTACTCTCAACAGCTTTATGACATGTACCGTGAGGTGTTTGATGAATATATTGCTTCCATG GTCTTGCCCTCTCTAAAGGAAAAGCATGATGAATTTATGCTGAGTGAGCTTGTGCAAAGATGGTTAAACCACAAGGTTATGGTGAGGTGGCAGTCACGCTTCTTCCATTATCTTGATCGATATTTCGTTGCAAGGAGGTCACTTCCCGCTCTTTATGAAGTTGGACTAGCCTGCTTCCGTGACCTG GTTTACCAAGAGGTAAAGGCTAATGCCAGAGATGCTGTAATTTCTCTT ATTGATAAAGAACGTGAAGGAGAGCAGATTGACAGAGCATTGCTGAAGAATGTTATAGATATATTTGTCGCAATAGGAATGGGACAAATGGAGCTTTATGAACAAGATTTTGAAGTGCATATGCTTCAAGACTCTGGTGCTTACTATTCTCGTAAAGCATCAAGTTGGATATCCGATGATTCTTGTCCGGATTATATGTTGAAG GCTGAGGAGTGCTTGAAAAGGGAGAGAGACAGAGTTTCTCATTATTTGCATATAAGCAGTGAGCAGAAGTTGGTGGAG AAAGTGCAACATGAGCTGTTGGTGGTGTATGAAACGCAACTGCTTGAAAAGGAGTATTCTGGATGTCGTGCTTTGCTGAGAGATGATAAG GTGGAGGATCTTTCTAGAATGTATAGACTTTACCATAAAATACCTAAGGGCTTGGATCCTGTTTCTACTATTTTCAAGCAG CATGTTACTGCTGAAGGTATGGCCCTGGTCCAACAGGCTGAGGATCTTGCGAGTAGTCAG ACTGCAAATGGGGGGGTTGGTGTGCAGGAACTG GTTCTTGTCAGGAAAATAATTGAGCTGCATGACAAGTATATGGCATATGTGAACGATTGCTTTCTTAATCACAGTCTGTTTCACAAG GCTCTAAAAGAGGCTTTTGAGGTATTTTGCAACAAAGCTGTTTTGGGCAGTTCAAGTGCAGAACTGCTGGCTACATTCTGTGATAATATCCTCAAGAAGGGAGGGAGTGAGAAGTTGAGTGATGAAGCCATAGAAGAAACACTCGAGAAG GTAGTTAAGTTGCTCGCATATATTAGCGACAAAGACCTCTTTGCGGAATTTTACCG GAAAAAGCTTGCTCGTCGGCTCCTTTTTGATCGGAGTGCTAATGAAGACCATGAAAAGAGTATTCTAACTAAGCTGAAGCAGCAGTGTGGCGCGCAATTCACATCAAAGATGGAAGGCATG GTCACAGATTTGACACTGGCACGGGAAAATCAGAATAGCTTTGAGGAATATCTTCATAATAACGCAAATGTAAATCCTGGGCTTGATTTGACAGTTACTGTTCTAACTACTGGGTTTTGGCCAAGTTATAAATCTTGTGATCTTAGCCTCCCACAGGAAATG GTAAGGTGTGTGGAAGTCTTCAAGGAATTttatgaaacaaaaacaaaacacagaaaACTTACATGGATTTACTCATTGGGAAGTTGCAACGTCATTGGAAAGTTTGATTCAAAAACCATTGAACTGATTGTGTCAACCTATCAG GCTGCTGCCCTCTTGCTTTTTAATAATGCTGATAGATTGAGCTATTCAGAAATTATGACCCAGTTGAACTTGACCCATGACGACTTAATTAGATTGCTCCATTCTCTATCATGTGCAAAGTATAAAATCCTGAATAAGGAACCCAACACAAAGACTATCTTGCCAACGGACAACTTTGAATTTAACTCCAAGTTCACGGACAGAATGAGGAGGATTAAG GTACCTCTACCACCAGTGGATGAAAGGAAGAGGGTAATTGAAGATGTTGACAAGGACAGGCGATATGCTATTGATGCTGCACTTGTCCGCATTATGAAAAGTCGGAAAGTTTTGGGTCACCAACAGTTGGTTATGGAGTGTGTTGAGCAGTTGGGCCGAATGTttaag CCCGATATCAAAGCAATAAAGAAGAGAATGGAAGATTTAATCACCCGCGACTATCTTGAGAGAGACAAGGAcaatcaaaacatctttaagTACTTGGCATGA